The following are from one region of the Variovorax sp. V213 genome:
- a CDS encoding type II secretion system protein J: MPRVASRQARGGFTLIELLVAIAVMALLAIVSWRGLDSMSRATMQNQQRADAVLTLQTTLAQWSADLDAVTSLAQTRPIDWNGRVLRLTRRSSDAAAPAMLVVAWTLRSGVDGTRWRRWQSQPFTTRGEWQQAWNMAASWAQEGGSGETALMPVDGWQLFYFRENIWTPAGELPSGTSNPANPANPTGAIVNMPDGVRLVLSLSPGDGLAGAITRDWVKPTVGAPRS; the protein is encoded by the coding sequence ATGCCCCGCGTCGCAAGCCGGCAAGCCCGCGGGGGCTTCACCTTGATCGAGCTGCTGGTGGCCATTGCCGTCATGGCGCTGCTTGCCATCGTGAGCTGGCGCGGGCTCGACAGCATGTCGCGCGCCACCATGCAAAACCAGCAGCGCGCCGACGCGGTGCTGACGCTGCAGACCACGCTCGCGCAATGGAGCGCCGACCTCGACGCCGTGACTTCGCTCGCGCAAACCCGCCCCATCGACTGGAACGGCCGCGTGCTGCGGCTCACGCGCCGCAGCAGCGATGCGGCCGCACCGGCCATGCTGGTGGTGGCGTGGACGCTGCGCTCGGGCGTCGACGGCACCCGTTGGCGGCGCTGGCAGTCGCAGCCCTTCACCACGCGCGGCGAATGGCAGCAGGCCTGGAACATGGCCGCCTCTTGGGCGCAGGAAGGCGGCAGCGGAGAAACCGCCCTGATGCCGGTCGATGGCTGGCAGCTCTTCTATTTCCGCGAAAACATCTGGACTCCTGCGGGCGAATTGCCGAGCGGCACGTCCAACCCTGCGAACCCGGCCAACCCCACCGGCGCCATCGTGAACATGCCCGACGGGGTTCGCCTGGTGCTGAGCCTGTCTCCCGGCGACGGGCTGGCGGGCGCCATCACGCGCGACTGGGTCAAGCCCACGGTGGGAGCGCCGCGATCGTGA
- the gspK gene encoding type II secretion system minor pseudopilin GspK, with translation MLTVMLVATFSAAALWQQWRSSEVEAAERGRVQAAWVLVGALDWSRLILREDALTGGPDHLAEPWAVPLAEARLASFLSAEKNVASDNLEGLPDAFLSGRIVDAQSKLNVLSLVDGNKPVPASVATFTKLFNILGLPASELSVMTASLVRALATGTDAAGGGDAGAAPLMPQEVSQLVWLGLSPSTAAALEPYVTILPVRTPLNINTASAEAISASLPSLSISDARQVVEKRTRSFFKQIADANTALPNGGAQFNANQHSVSTQFFEVYGKLRLDRTWVEERSLLQRDGTTVKTIWRNRGAGMTGPQAKP, from the coding sequence ATGCTGACCGTCATGCTGGTCGCCACTTTTTCGGCCGCGGCGCTGTGGCAGCAATGGCGCTCGTCCGAGGTCGAGGCCGCCGAGCGCGGACGCGTGCAGGCGGCGTGGGTGCTGGTCGGCGCGCTCGACTGGTCCCGCCTGATCCTGCGCGAAGACGCCCTCACCGGCGGGCCCGATCACTTGGCTGAACCCTGGGCCGTGCCGCTTGCCGAAGCGAGGCTCGCCAGCTTTTTGTCGGCCGAAAAGAACGTGGCCAGCGACAACCTCGAAGGGCTGCCCGACGCATTCCTCTCGGGCCGCATCGTCGATGCGCAATCCAAGCTCAACGTGCTGTCGCTGGTCGACGGCAACAAGCCGGTGCCGGCGAGCGTCGCCACCTTCACCAAGCTGTTCAACATCCTTGGCCTCCCCGCTTCGGAGCTCAGCGTGATGACCGCTTCCCTCGTGCGCGCGCTCGCCACCGGAACCGATGCCGCGGGCGGCGGCGATGCCGGCGCGGCGCCACTGATGCCTCAGGAGGTTTCGCAACTGGTGTGGCTCGGCCTTTCGCCATCGACCGCGGCCGCTCTCGAACCCTACGTCACGATTCTTCCGGTGCGCACGCCGCTCAACATCAACACCGCGAGCGCCGAAGCCATCAGCGCCAGCCTGCCGTCGCTGAGCATCAGCGATGCGCGCCAGGTGGTGGAAAAACGCACACGTTCGTTCTTCAAGCAGATTGCCGACGCCAACACCGCCCTTCCCAACGGCGGCGCCCAGTTCAACGCCAACCAGCACAGCGTGAGCACCCAATTCTTCGAGGTCTACGGCAAGCTACGGCTTGACCGCACCTGGGTCGAAGAACGCTCGCTGCTGCAGCGCGATGGCACTACCGTGAAGACGATCTGGCGCAATCGCGGGGCCGGAATGACTGGCCCTCAGGCTAAACCCTGA